In the Flavobacterium pallidum genome, one interval contains:
- a CDS encoding L,D-transpeptidase family protein, with product MRTIRLFALSCLMLFGVVSCKKKFDVDKMSIDDAKFETFFERYPEFADFEEQMTELYEKHQNHFIWYDDGGRVEFAEVLYNRASQIGAEGVVTKLPYRDKIAAIYDIDEKKKPETDNDLLISGMYFFYTSKVLEGLDADKSKQTGWYLPREKGAYVDYLDALMKDPDLIKKDEKELIGQYYNLRKGLQRYREIQKKGGWGSITWPEGKKSLKPGDNDPGIAQIRTRLAIVGDLAADSKSTVFDDELKAGLARYEQRQGRAPDNIITPALVKEMNVPVQERIKTIVVNMERCRWIDPDITESKELIAVNIPSYRLVYFREGKPVLESNVVVGKELNKTVVFSGKMSYLVFSPYWNIPPSIIKKEIQPGIDADPDYLEKHNMEWNNGQVRQKPGNENSLGLVKFMFPNSNNIYLHDTPAKSLFSKDTRAFSHGCVRVEKARDLAVKILDSDKNWSPEKIDEAMHAGKESHYSLKHKIPVYIAYFTARADENGNVSFYDDVYQRDNRLAHLLYTE from the coding sequence ATGAGGACCATACGTTTGTTTGCCCTTTCCTGCCTGATGTTATTTGGCGTTGTCTCCTGTAAAAAGAAATTCGATGTCGACAAGATGTCTATTGATGATGCCAAATTTGAAACTTTTTTCGAAAGATATCCTGAATTTGCAGATTTTGAAGAGCAAATGACGGAATTGTATGAAAAACACCAGAACCATTTTATCTGGTATGATGATGGCGGAAGGGTCGAATTTGCTGAAGTACTGTACAACAGGGCGAGCCAGATTGGCGCTGAAGGGGTAGTGACAAAACTGCCTTACCGCGACAAGATTGCAGCCATTTATGACATCGACGAAAAGAAAAAACCCGAAACCGATAATGATTTGCTGATCAGCGGGATGTACTTTTTTTATACCAGCAAAGTGCTGGAAGGCCTCGATGCCGATAAAAGCAAGCAAACGGGCTGGTACCTTCCAAGGGAAAAAGGTGCTTATGTTGATTACCTTGATGCGCTGATGAAAGATCCTGACCTGATTAAAAAAGATGAAAAGGAACTTATCGGGCAATATTACAATCTACGCAAAGGACTGCAGCGTTACCGCGAAATCCAGAAAAAAGGCGGTTGGGGAAGCATTACCTGGCCTGAAGGGAAGAAGTCGCTCAAGCCCGGCGATAATGATCCCGGGATTGCGCAAATCAGGACCAGGCTGGCTATAGTGGGTGACCTGGCAGCCGATTCGAAAAGCACTGTGTTTGATGACGAACTGAAGGCCGGGTTAGCAAGGTATGAGCAGAGGCAGGGCCGTGCACCCGATAATATCATCACGCCTGCTTTGGTCAAGGAAATGAACGTGCCGGTGCAGGAGCGCATCAAGACCATCGTGGTAAATATGGAGCGCTGCCGCTGGATTGATCCCGATATCACCGAATCGAAAGAGCTGATTGCCGTAAATATCCCGTCGTACAGGCTCGTGTATTTCCGAGAAGGCAAGCCGGTCCTGGAGTCGAATGTCGTTGTGGGTAAGGAACTCAATAAAACGGTGGTTTTCAGCGGGAAAATGAGTTATCTGGTATTCAGTCCGTATTGGAATATCCCGCCGAGCATTATCAAAAAGGAAATACAGCCTGGCATTGATGCCGATCCTGATTATCTTGAAAAACACAACATGGAATGGAATAACGGGCAGGTCAGGCAGAAACCGGGTAATGAGAACTCTTTGGGGTTGGTGAAATTCATGTTTCCGAATTCGAACAACATTTACCTGCATGATACCCCTGCGAAAAGCCTGTTTTCAAAAGATACGCGTGCATTCAGCCATGGCTGCGTAAGGGTAGAGAAAGCGCGTGACCTTGCCGTCAAAATTCTGGACAGCGACAAAAACTGGAGTCCGGAAAAGATAGACGAAGCCATGCATGCAGGCAAGGAAAGCCATTATTCGCTGAAGCATAAAATTCCGGTATACATCGCCTATTTTACGGCAAGGGCTGATGAGAATGGCAATGTGAGTTTTTATGATGATGTGTACCAGCGAGACAACAGGCTGGCGCATTTATTGTATACCGAATAA
- a CDS encoding ABC transporter ATP-binding protein, whose amino-acid sequence MKDQKKPGIMQLLTPYKGMLALLLIFTLFSNAINLWLPKIISKSIDSFEKGHFAFRPIIIEFTIAVVAIFIFGYLQSIIQTYASEKVARDLRNRLSDTISRQSYAWIEDANPSKLLTNLTADVDSIKMFVSQAIVAVVSSLFVIIGASILLFSINWKLALCVIAIIPIIGITFFMVLRKVRALFIQSRAVTDRLNKVISESVLGSAIIRVVNSQIPEYRKFLELNTKARDFGLSILGLFAGLIPVITFTANMAGLSILALGGHFVITGSMSIGDFAAFNSYLAMLIFPILVIGFMSNVIAQATASYARISNIIETPEVAETGFLSNDLSGAIVLSDVNVSYAQVPVLKDISLSIKPGSKTAIIGPTAAGKTQLLYLLTGLIPADSGTVLFDGHPINGYKSDIFHSQIGFVFQDSIIFNMSIRENIAFSDAVTDGSLAKAIQTAELSDFIDSLPQKLNTVVSERGSSLSGGQKQRIMLARALAVNPSILLLDDFTARVDPQTEAKILENISRNYPDLTLISVTQKIAAVENFDQIILMMQGEVIASGIHSELMESSPEYVQLSNSQKSTSHYEI is encoded by the coding sequence GTGAAAGACCAAAAAAAACCAGGAATCATGCAGCTGCTGACACCTTATAAAGGGATGTTGGCCCTGCTGTTGATTTTTACTTTATTTAGCAACGCCATCAACCTGTGGCTGCCGAAAATCATTTCCAAAAGCATTGACTCGTTTGAAAAAGGGCACTTTGCTTTCCGCCCGATCATCATCGAATTTACGATTGCCGTCGTGGCCATATTTATTTTCGGTTACCTCCAGAGCATTATCCAGACCTACGCTTCAGAAAAAGTGGCACGCGACCTGCGCAACCGTCTTTCCGACACCATTTCGCGGCAAAGCTATGCCTGGATTGAAGATGCCAACCCGTCAAAACTGCTCACAAACCTCACCGCCGATGTCGATTCGATCAAGATGTTCGTTTCCCAGGCCATCGTGGCCGTCGTGTCGTCGTTGTTTGTGATCATTGGCGCGAGTATCCTGTTATTCAGCATCAACTGGAAACTGGCACTTTGCGTCATTGCCATCATCCCGATAATAGGGATTACTTTTTTTATGGTGTTGCGAAAGGTACGCGCCTTGTTTATACAAAGCCGCGCCGTAACGGACCGGCTCAATAAGGTCATCAGCGAAAGTGTTCTCGGATCGGCCATCATCCGTGTGGTCAATTCGCAGATTCCCGAATACCGGAAATTCCTTGAACTCAATACCAAAGCGCGTGATTTCGGGCTTTCCATTTTAGGGCTTTTCGCCGGGCTGATTCCAGTGATTACCTTTACGGCAAACATGGCCGGGCTTTCCATTTTAGCTTTAGGAGGGCATTTCGTCATCACCGGAAGCATGAGCATCGGGGATTTTGCAGCATTCAACAGTTATCTTGCGATGTTGATTTTTCCGATACTTGTCATCGGTTTTATGAGCAACGTCATTGCGCAGGCTACGGCTTCCTATGCCCGGATTTCGAATATCATCGAGACCCCCGAAGTCGCTGAAACAGGCTTCCTATCCAATGATTTAAGCGGCGCCATTGTGCTGTCAGATGTGAACGTATCTTATGCACAGGTTCCGGTATTGAAAGACATTTCCTTATCGATAAAGCCTGGTTCGAAAACGGCCATCATCGGCCCGACAGCTGCCGGAAAAACCCAACTGCTCTACCTGCTTACCGGACTGATTCCCGCAGACAGTGGAACGGTTTTGTTTGATGGCCATCCGATAAACGGTTATAAAAGTGATATTTTCCACAGCCAGATCGGGTTTGTATTCCAGGACAGCATCATCTTCAACATGAGCATCCGCGAAAATATTGCGTTCAGCGATGCCGTTACCGACGGGTCTTTGGCAAAAGCCATACAAACCGCCGAGCTAAGCGATTTCATTGATTCGCTTCCGCAGAAATTAAACACCGTAGTTTCCGAAAGGGGTTCGAGCCTTTCCGGAGGGCAGAAACAGCGCATCATGCTCGCAAGGGCATTGGCAGTAAACCCTTCCATATTATTACTGGATGATTTTACCGCGCGCGTCGACCCGCAGACAGAAGCCAAAATCCTCGAAAACATCAGCAGGAATTATCCTGACCTGACATTGATATCGGTCACGCAGAAAATCGCCGCCGTCGAAAATTTCGACCAGATTATCCTCATGATGCAGGGCGAAGTCATCGCATCCGGCATCCACAGCGAACTGATGGAGTCGAGCCCGGAATATGTTCAATTATCAAATTCCCAAAAAAGCACCAGCCATTATGAAATATAA
- a CDS encoding ABC transporter ATP-binding protein: MKYNLNALSGDGKKASTFSGLRSLLKLIAHERKNLLLAMMAILLNSTLNLLGPYLIGHTIDVYIQNKEYHGVLVYSTILLAMYLTGLFTSYFQTKLMGGVGQRMLFTLRNTIFNKLQSLPVAFFNSNKAGDLISRVNNDTDKINTFFSQSLMQFIGSIATMTGAGIFLLVINPKLGAATLVPGLLILLFTQVISPWVKRKNAANLKSTGGLSSEIQESLANFRVIIAFNRRDYFRKRFANVSQENYNTAVGAGLANNLFLPVSTLFSSLAQLIVLSYGIYLISNHEFTIGLLVSYLAYAVNFYNPLRQLATLWTSFQVAMAGWDRVNQILSLENDLHTQPDAETDEKPTAFIEFRNVHFGYEEGREILHDVSLQIERGKTYAFVGPTGGGKSTTASLIARLYDPRKGKVFLDGKNIKTYTAEERAEKIGFILQDPFLFSGTVKENILYGNEKYKDFTDAALEKVMHDNNLQKLTSIFENGLETLVSSSGESISLGQKQLIAFIRAVLRNPDVLILDEATANIDTVTEQLLQEILSGLPEKTTRIIIAHRLNTIKDADVIYFVNSGEIVRAGSFSEALELLMKGKRAR; this comes from the coding sequence ATGAAATATAATCTGAACGCACTTTCGGGAGACGGTAAAAAAGCCTCCACCTTTTCAGGACTGCGGAGCCTGCTGAAGCTGATTGCGCACGAACGTAAAAACTTATTGCTTGCCATGATGGCGATCCTGCTGAATTCGACACTGAACTTACTCGGGCCTTACCTCATCGGCCACACCATTGATGTATACATCCAAAATAAGGAATATCATGGCGTTTTGGTCTATTCGACAATTTTGCTGGCCATGTACCTCACCGGTTTATTCACCAGTTATTTCCAGACGAAACTGATGGGTGGTGTTGGGCAACGGATGCTGTTTACGCTACGCAATACGATTTTCAACAAACTGCAATCGCTGCCCGTGGCCTTCTTTAATTCGAATAAAGCCGGGGATCTGATCTCACGCGTCAATAATGATACCGATAAGATCAATACGTTCTTCTCACAATCACTCATGCAGTTCATCGGAAGCATCGCCACGATGACAGGCGCGGGGATATTCCTGCTGGTCATCAACCCGAAACTTGGTGCGGCGACGCTCGTACCGGGATTGCTGATTTTGCTTTTCACGCAGGTGATTTCACCCTGGGTAAAACGGAAAAATGCCGCAAACCTGAAAAGTACCGGCGGACTAAGCAGCGAAATCCAGGAAAGCCTGGCGAATTTCCGTGTCATTATTGCCTTCAACCGCAGGGATTATTTCAGGAAAAGGTTCGCGAATGTGAGTCAGGAAAATTACAACACCGCAGTAGGCGCAGGACTGGCGAATAATTTGTTCCTGCCGGTGTCTACGTTATTTTCAAGCCTGGCACAGCTTATCGTATTGTCCTATGGCATCTACCTGATTTCAAACCATGAATTCACCATCGGTTTGCTGGTGAGTTACCTCGCTTATGCGGTGAACTTTTACAACCCTTTGCGGCAATTGGCAACGCTATGGACGAGCTTTCAGGTGGCTATGGCGGGCTGGGACCGTGTAAACCAGATTTTGTCACTGGAGAATGATTTGCACACACAACCCGATGCCGAAACCGATGAAAAGCCTACGGCCTTTATCGAATTCAGGAATGTGCATTTCGGTTATGAGGAAGGGCGGGAAATACTGCACGATGTTTCGCTTCAAATCGAACGGGGCAAAACCTATGCCTTCGTTGGCCCCACAGGCGGCGGAAAATCGACAACGGCTTCCCTGATTGCAAGGCTTTATGATCCGCGGAAGGGAAAAGTGTTTTTGGACGGAAAAAACATAAAGACGTATACTGCCGAAGAACGGGCAGAAAAAATCGGTTTTATACTTCAGGATCCCTTCCTGTTTTCGGGCACTGTGAAAGAAAACATATTATATGGTAACGAAAAGTACAAGGATTTTACTGATGCTGCACTCGAAAAAGTGATGCATGATAACAATTTACAGAAGCTGACATCCATTTTTGAAAACGGATTAGAGACTTTGGTTTCCTCATCCGGTGAAAGCATCAGCCTTGGTCAAAAACAACTGATTGCCTTTATACGTGCCGTATTGCGCAATCCTGATGTACTGATCCTGGATGAAGCCACCGCCAATATCGATACCGTGACCGAGCAGCTTTTGCAGGAAATCCTGAGCGGGCTTCCTGAAAAGACGACGCGCATCATCATCGCCCATAGGTTAAATACCATCAAAGATGCGGATGTGATTTACTTTGTCAATTCCGGCGAAATTGTACGCGCAGGGTCATTTTCAGAGGCACTCGAGCTGCTGATGAAAGGCAAAAGGGCACGCTGA
- a CDS encoding response regulator, producing the protein MGDKPLRIILAEDDGDDRLLFGEALHELGKNVHLVVADNGIKLMEILNGMDELPLMVFTDLNMPLKDGIDAVRDIRNEERFKTLPVVVFSTSYDVAVAEKLRQLGATNYFLKPNAFNDLKSVIGLAIDIVTDPETSTSTSFVLNA; encoded by the coding sequence ATGGGCGATAAACCTTTACGAATAATCCTTGCGGAAGATGATGGTGATGACCGCTTGCTTTTTGGAGAAGCGCTGCATGAACTAGGCAAAAATGTCCATCTTGTAGTAGCTGATAATGGCATCAAATTAATGGAAATCCTGAACGGCATGGACGAACTGCCTTTAATGGTATTCACCGATCTGAATATGCCTCTCAAAGATGGCATCGATGCTGTGCGGGATATTCGCAACGAGGAACGATTCAAAACTTTGCCGGTGGTTGTTTTTTCCACCTCGTATGATGTTGCCGTTGCGGAAAAGCTACGCCAACTGGGTGCCACAAATTATTTCCTGAAGCCCAATGCATTCAATGACCTGAAATCTGTAATAGGATTGGCAATTGATATTGTCACCGATCCTGAAACTTCCACATCAACATCGTTCGTACTGAACGCCTAG
- a CDS encoding PAS domain-containing protein gives MTNTTKNAYSFLSGNGEMARLTREKDWENTAVGAIENWPQSLRTTLGLLLKSKFPMFLFWGPDLVCFYNDAYRPSLGQNGKHPNILGQKGEIAWPEIWDIIKPLMDQVINGDEATWAEDQLIPIFRNGKIEDVYWTFSYSPVIDESGNVGGVFVTCTESTEKVNLIADLKKTERSLTAALSQLEITDKRFRNTVQQAPLGITILRGPEFIPEMANDNYLQLVDRTLSEFVGRPLFDSLPSVKSVVEPLLKNVLETGEAFHASELSVMLNRYGKEELGYFNLVYHPLREDDNSISGIMVVATEVTEAVYGKHALMESEKQFRNLVMQSPIAMTIFRGPDYIVEIANDILIKNIWRKNSEDVIGKSILDVFPELNEQKYPALLEEVLITGKIHKESESIAFVQGDDGMRKFYLDYQYAPLHEADGSISGIMVTVNDVTERVEARKKLEDAEERLRLATEAAEMSTWDLDLSTKEIIHSERLAEIFGHDKTRKISHADMRLQIHPDDRSEIVEKAFAEALHTGVYKYEARVIKPTGQTIWIRTQGKVFFDEENKPLKMLGTLRDINEEKLWQQELLESETKFRLLADSLPQHIWTTNQHGEITYFNKSVQEYSGLSPKTLKEVGWVDIVHPDEIAHTVQSWQDSINTGKDYIFQHRFRRYDGIYRWHLCRATAQRDPSGEIQMWVGTSTDIHEQQEFVNELEKKVMERTRELERKNNDLEKMNAELQSFAYVSSHDLQEPLRKIQTFASRLIEKEYEALSDNAKDYFNRMQLAANRMQTLILDLLAYSRTSSSDLKFIRTDLRKIVDEVGKELKETIEEKKAIIHIGHLDTISVVPFQFVQLMHNLIGNALKFSKPGTSPEITIKSKIIHGNQTKIASLRQDESYCHISVSDNGIGFDPQYGERIFEVFQRLHAKNEFSGTGIGLAIVKKIVLNHHGAITATGIPDNGTTFDIYIPA, from the coding sequence ATGACAAACACTACGAAAAATGCTTACAGTTTCCTTTCCGGCAATGGCGAAATGGCCAGGCTCACCAGGGAAAAAGATTGGGAGAACACTGCCGTCGGCGCAATAGAAAACTGGCCGCAAAGCCTTCGCACCACCTTAGGCTTATTATTGAAATCCAAATTCCCGATGTTCCTGTTTTGGGGCCCGGATTTGGTATGCTTTTATAATGATGCGTATCGCCCAAGCTTGGGTCAGAATGGCAAACATCCTAATATTTTAGGACAAAAAGGCGAAATTGCCTGGCCTGAAATATGGGATATCATCAAGCCCCTTATGGACCAGGTTATCAATGGCGATGAAGCGACCTGGGCAGAAGACCAGCTGATTCCCATCTTCAGAAACGGAAAAATTGAAGATGTATACTGGACGTTCAGCTACAGTCCGGTGATTGACGAATCGGGGAACGTCGGCGGTGTTTTTGTGACCTGCACGGAAAGTACCGAAAAAGTAAATCTGATTGCTGATCTTAAAAAAACGGAGCGATCACTTACGGCAGCATTAAGTCAATTGGAAATTACGGACAAGCGTTTCCGAAATACCGTGCAGCAGGCACCGTTAGGCATTACTATACTGCGCGGCCCTGAATTCATACCTGAAATGGCAAATGACAATTATCTGCAGTTGGTTGACAGGACTTTATCGGAATTTGTGGGCAGGCCGTTATTTGATTCCCTTCCCAGTGTAAAATCAGTAGTGGAGCCGCTGCTTAAAAATGTCCTTGAAACCGGTGAAGCTTTCCATGCATCAGAACTTTCGGTGATGTTAAATCGTTATGGTAAAGAAGAGCTCGGCTATTTCAACCTTGTATACCATCCGTTGCGGGAAGATGACAACAGTATTTCAGGCATTATGGTTGTCGCTACAGAGGTGACTGAAGCGGTTTATGGGAAACACGCACTGATGGAAAGTGAGAAGCAATTCCGGAACCTCGTGATGCAATCGCCGATCGCCATGACAATATTCAGGGGACCAGATTACATTGTGGAAATTGCAAATGATATCCTGATCAAAAATATCTGGCGTAAAAACAGCGAAGATGTCATCGGCAAGAGCATCCTTGATGTCTTTCCTGAACTGAATGAACAAAAATACCCTGCCTTGCTTGAGGAAGTCCTCATTACAGGCAAAATCCATAAAGAAAGTGAATCGATCGCGTTCGTACAGGGAGATGATGGCATGCGTAAATTTTATCTCGATTACCAATATGCCCCCTTGCATGAAGCTGACGGCAGTATTTCAGGCATTATGGTTACCGTAAATGATGTTACCGAACGTGTCGAGGCGCGCAAAAAACTGGAGGATGCAGAAGAAAGGCTGCGATTGGCTACCGAAGCGGCAGAAATGTCTACATGGGACCTGGATTTATCCACGAAGGAAATCATCCATTCTGAAAGGCTGGCAGAAATATTCGGTCATGACAAAACCAGGAAAATTTCACATGCCGACATGCGTCTGCAAATCCATCCCGACGACCGTTCTGAAATTGTCGAAAAAGCTTTCGCAGAAGCCCTGCACACCGGTGTCTATAAGTATGAAGCGCGGGTAATCAAACCCACTGGCCAGACAATCTGGATCAGGACACAAGGCAAAGTATTTTTTGACGAGGAAAATAAGCCCTTAAAAATGCTGGGGACCTTACGCGACATCAATGAAGAAAAACTCTGGCAGCAGGAATTGCTGGAGAGTGAAACAAAATTCAGGCTGCTCGCCGATTCGCTGCCGCAGCATATCTGGACTACGAACCAACATGGCGAGATTACTTATTTCAATAAATCCGTACAGGAATATTCAGGCTTAAGTCCGAAGACTTTGAAAGAAGTCGGCTGGGTCGATATCGTGCATCCGGATGAAATAGCCCATACGGTCCAAAGCTGGCAGGATTCCATAAACACAGGAAAGGATTACATCTTCCAGCACCGTTTCAGGCGTTACGATGGCATTTACCGCTGGCATCTTTGCCGTGCCACTGCACAACGTGACCCTTCCGGAGAAATTCAGATGTGGGTGGGTACAAGCACCGATATCCATGAGCAGCAGGAATTCGTGAATGAGCTTGAGAAAAAGGTCATGGAACGAACCCGCGAACTGGAACGGAAAAACAACGATTTGGAAAAGATGAATGCCGAATTGCAGTCATTTGCTTATGTTTCCAGCCATGATCTCCAGGAACCGTTGCGCAAGATACAAACATTCGCAAGTCGCCTGATTGAAAAGGAATATGAGGCTTTATCGGACAATGCCAAGGATTATTTCAATCGTATGCAATTGGCAGCCAACCGTATGCAAACGCTCATTCTTGACCTCCTCGCCTATTCGAGAACCAGTAGTTCGGATCTGAAATTCATTAGAACCGACCTCCGGAAAATCGTTGATGAAGTCGGGAAAGAGCTTAAGGAAACTATAGAAGAGAAAAAAGCCATCATCCATATTGGCCATCTTGATACCATATCCGTCGTGCCATTCCAGTTTGTCCAGCTGATGCACAACCTGATCGGAAATGCACTAAAATTCAGCAAACCTGGCACCAGTCCTGAAATTACAATCAAAAGTAAAATCATCCACGGCAATCAAACCAAAATCGCTTCGTTACGACAGGATGAATCGTATTGCCATATCTCCGTCTCCGACAATGGCATCGGTTTCGATCCGCAATATGGCGAGCGCATTTTTGAAGTATTTCAACGCCTGCATGCTAAAAATGAGTTCTCGGGGACCGGCATCGGATTAGCCATTGTCAAGAAGATTGTGCTGAACCATCACGGCGCGATTACCGCAACGGGCATCCCCGATAATGGCACGACTTTCGATATCTATATCCCTGCGTAA
- the ku gene encoding non-homologous end joining protein Ku, whose translation MKALWKGGISFGLVNIPVRLYSGSVTHRIDLDMIRKKDHCAIEYVRVCKKDGKEVPWDEIEKGYRRDDGDYVVLDKADFAKAMPEKTQTIDIFEFVLEDEIPSQYLEKPYIVEPEKSAMKTYALLRAALKKSGKVGLAKFIIRSAEHLGILKVEDDAILLIQIRFDQDLRDPSEAKIPGEISIQKKELDMAMTIIDQMTDKFEPEKYKDTYKDELLKMIKKKLAEPKGKKSAKKEAPETKAKKTDTDDLLSQLKASLEAMKN comes from the coding sequence ATGAAGGCTTTATGGAAGGGCGGCATCAGCTTCGGCCTGGTCAATATTCCGGTTCGTTTGTACAGCGGGTCTGTTACCCACCGCATTGACCTGGACATGATCCGTAAAAAGGACCATTGTGCCATCGAATATGTGCGTGTCTGCAAAAAAGACGGGAAGGAAGTGCCGTGGGACGAAATCGAAAAAGGTTACCGCCGTGACGATGGCGATTATGTTGTACTGGACAAAGCCGATTTTGCGAAAGCGATGCCCGAAAAAACACAAACCATAGACATTTTCGAATTCGTACTGGAAGATGAAATCCCTTCACAATATCTCGAAAAGCCTTACATCGTAGAGCCTGAGAAATCAGCCATGAAAACGTACGCCTTATTGCGTGCAGCGCTAAAAAAATCGGGTAAAGTCGGTCTGGCAAAATTCATCATACGCAGCGCAGAGCATTTAGGCATCCTGAAAGTGGAAGATGATGCGATTTTGTTGATTCAGATACGCTTCGACCAGGATCTGCGCGATCCATCAGAAGCAAAAATCCCAGGAGAGATTTCAATCCAGAAAAAAGAACTCGACATGGCCATGACGATTATCGATCAGATGACCGACAAATTTGAGCCTGAAAAATATAAAGACACTTACAAAGACGAGCTCTTGAAAATGATTAAGAAAAAACTCGCCGAACCCAAAGGAAAGAAATCAGCCAAAAAAGAAGCTCCCGAAACCAAAGCCAAAAAAACGGACACTGATGATTTATTGTCACAGCTCAAAGCCAGTCTCGAAGCAATGAAAAACTAA